One Nocardia huaxiensis genomic window, TTTGAGCTGATCCGGCAGCGGGATGTGCAGTTCGTCGATGACGCTGGTGAGGGCGGCGGTCAGGGCGCTGGACAGGGCCCCGTAGGTGGTGAAGTTGACGACCACCGGGAACTCGCCGGCCGCGCGCTGCCCGGTGGCGGGATCGGTCGGGTACCGCACCTCGGCCTGGATCTGGGTGCCGTCCGAGAGCGGAACCACATGCCCCAGTTCATAACCCACGCCGTACTGCTCGGGGCTCGGCTGATAGTCGGCGGGCAGGCCGAAGTTCACGGGCGCGCTCGGCACCGGTCCGGCGGCGGGCACCGCGCTCGCGGGTGTGGTGTGGGAAACGATCACCGTGAGCGCGGACAGCCCCGCGATGGCGAGCGGGGTGAGGCGGCCGCGGCGCGGCCGGGACTTGCTTCTCAACGATCTACCTCTGCGGATGGTCGGGAGGCCGCGCACGGCGCAGCGCCGCGGGTGACCTCTTCGTCGGAATTCAGCACACCGCACAGCGGGGTGGCTCGGGTACCGGCAATCGCCTGGATCGAGGAGGCCCGGCTTGTGCAGTCGACCAAGATCGCGGCCAGGGCGTGGACGAGCGCGACGGCTCGGCCGATGCCGGGCCGAGCCGTCGTGGAGATTGCCGGATTACGGTGCGAAGCAGGCCGATTCGAGACGCCGGGCGATGCGGGCCGCCGACAGCGTCATGGCATCGGTGGGCCGATGCGGGTCCAGGCCGGTGAGCTCGTGCACCCGGGTCAGCCGGTAGGTTACCGTATTGCGGTGGATGTTCAGCAGCCGTGCCGTGGCCAGCTGGTTGAACCCGCTGTCCACGAACACCTCCAGCGTCTCCGCCAGCAAGGGCTGGGGATCCAGCGGTGCGAGCACGGCCGCCAGCCCGGTGCGGGCCGCGCCACCCGCGGCGACGGTGTACTCGAACATGAGATCCGCGCGCCGGCACACCGGCTGTGAGCGGGCCAGACAGCGCCCGAGCTCGGACAGGATGCGCGCCTCGGCGAACAGCGCCGGGATATCCGCGTGCGAGGGCGCGACGGCCACGCCCACCCAGAACGGCGCGGGCGGGGTGCTCCGGGTGACCGGCTTGGCGGCCTCGGCCGCGTGCTGTGGCAGCCGGGCGGTCAGCGCCGCGACGGTCGCCGTGCCGTCGTCGCCGGGTTGCAGCGGCACCAGCGCGGTCCAGCCGCCGCTGTCCAGGCGCAGGAACACCCCCGGAATCGATTCGATCCGATGCCGCAGTTCGCCGGTGTCGGCGCCGCGGGAGGCCCCGAGCCGGAAGACCGCCACCACGAACGATTCCGGCACCGCGATGGCCGGCTCGTCCGCCCATTCGATCGGATCGCGGCCCGTGAGCAGCGCATCCGCGATGGCGCGGCGGCGTTCGAGGAGCTCCCAGCGCGGATCGTGCGCCCGCTGCACACAGGCCGTGGCCACCCGGGTGGTGATCAGGCTGATGTAGTTGAGCAGCGGCATCGCCGAATCGGTGAGCAGTTCGCGTTCGGCGTCGTCGGCCGCGGCGCGCAGCCGCGACCAGATGTAGTCCGCGCCGATCCGGTAGCGGTCGAGCACTTCCTCGAGCGGCTCGCCGTCGCGAACCCGGCCGAGCGCGATCTCCACCACCTCGCGGGTGGCTTCCTCGGTGGGCAGTGCGCCCGTGCGCAGGTAGTCGAAGATCAGATCCAGATTGAGCTTCGCCCCGCGTTCGAAACCGCTGGCCACCAGGTTGTGCGGCAGATTTCGATACGGTGGCAGCGCGGTGCTGGTGAACTCCTCCCGGACCACGACGGCACGGCGATACAGCTCTTCGATCGCCCGGTCTCGGGTTCGCGCCTGCATGACTCTCCTACTACACGTACAGCTCGTCGATGGTAGCCGCATAGGCGGTTGCTATCGGTTTGCGCCTCAGTTTGCCGGTTGCCGTCAGGCATTCGCTACCCGGAGTCCACACTTCCGGCAGAATTGTGAACTTCTTGATCTGTTCCACCCGGGAGAGCTTGGAATTCGC contains:
- a CDS encoding PucR family transcriptional regulator; translated protein: MQARTRDRAIEELYRRAVVVREEFTSTALPPYRNLPHNLVASGFERGAKLNLDLIFDYLRTGALPTEEATREVVEIALGRVRDGEPLEEVLDRYRIGADYIWSRLRAAADDAERELLTDSAMPLLNYISLITTRVATACVQRAHDPRWELLERRRAIADALLTGRDPIEWADEPAIAVPESFVVAVFRLGASRGADTGELRHRIESIPGVFLRLDSGGWTALVPLQPGDDGTATVAALTARLPQHAAEAAKPVTRSTPPAPFWVGVAVAPSHADIPALFAEARILSELGRCLARSQPVCRRADLMFEYTVAAGGAARTGLAAVLAPLDPQPLLAETLEVFVDSGFNQLATARLLNIHRNTVTYRLTRVHELTGLDPHRPTDAMTLSAARIARRLESACFAP